From Bacteroidota bacterium, the proteins below share one genomic window:
- a CDS encoding carboxypeptidase-like regulatory domain-containing protein, protein MPKKYGFPAILALLLFTLGTKTAVAQSNRLMPDDLVQFSGVVVSNDSLMPIPFSSIMIKNTSRGTISDYYGFFSFVAKMKDTVEFAAIGFKKAVFIIPDTISDHRCSLIQLLRRDTVLLKEVVIFPWPTKEQFKDAFLQLRVPDDDLARAERNLDRNQLNILATAMPMDGSMNFRYQMEQQSSRLYYAGQLPPNNLLNPVAWSKFIQMWQNGDFRNKNKNSRKTTDDDDN, encoded by the coding sequence ATGCCTAAAAAATACGGCTTCCCGGCCATTTTGGCCCTGTTACTCTTCACGCTTGGCACAAAGACCGCAGTGGCCCAGTCTAACCGGCTGATGCCCGATGACCTTGTCCAGTTTTCCGGAGTCGTAGTCAGCAACGACAGCCTGATGCCCATCCCCTTTTCGAGCATCATGATCAAGAATACCAGCCGGGGAACCATCTCTGATTACTACGGATTCTTTTCGTTCGTCGCCAAAATGAAAGACACCGTGGAATTCGCGGCCATCGGCTTCAAGAAAGCGGTCTTCATCATCCCGGATACGATCAGTGACCACCGGTGCTCGCTCATACAACTGCTGCGACGCGATACGGTTCTCCTGAAAGAGGTCGTGATCTTCCCCTGGCCGACGAAGGAACAATTCAAGGACGCCTTCCTGCAGCTTCGCGTACCGGACGACGATCTGGCCCGTGCCGAACGAAACCTGGACCGTAATCAACTCAACATTCTTGCGACCGCCATGCCGATGGATGGCTCCATGAACTTCCGCTACCAGATGGAACAGCAATCGAGCCGCTTGTACTATGCCGGGCAGCTACCGCCGAATAACCTGCTCAACCCGGTCGCCTGGTCCAAGTTCATCCAGATGTGGCAAAACGGCGATTTTAGAAACAAGAACAAGAATAGTCGCAAGACCACGGATGACGACGATAATTAA
- a CDS encoding carboxypeptidase regulatory-like domain-containing protein, with protein sequence MTTIIKRLSAAILLGFLLLLLPGSILAQNTGVLRGTVRDSVGKPLFGVTVAVFGKPQGTTTRDDGRYELSLPANEALRIVFSSTGLRTDTVLVTLTPGESRVLDRRMRSRVVQFKEVNIEDRSLKTINVTPINPKVVSVLPTPNQSVEDLIKTMPGVGSANELSSTYSVRGGNYDENLVYINDFEVYRPLLVRSGQQEGISIINPDMVESIFFSAGGFDAVYGDKLSSVLDIRYKKPKEFGISASASMLGGSLTIQNRSKNDKWYWMASARQRSNQYLLNTFETKGEYRPSFTDIQLLTGFEPSSRWTIELFTNYARNRYQLTPSTRETNFGTINDAKRFTVYFEGQEFDRYQTGSASASVAFRPNERVKLKLIASGFATREEENFDILGQYFLDQLEADLGKDDFGDVAFNLGVGSFLNHARNRLEGQATSLEHKGERVGERSLWQWGAKVSTERIEDKMHEWNYNDSAGFSIPSPRDSADPRILLNDVVIARNTLESNRVMGFLQHTWQLSDTNRVILTTGIRANYWDLNEQLVISPRASITYKPDWKRNMSFRASGGVYYQPPFYRELRDLDGTAYPKTKAQQSIHAVLGGDYTFLALGREFKLTTEVYYKFLENLIPYKEDNLRLRYLPTLQSKGYARGIDFRLFGEFVPGTESWASLSILQTEEDITGDAYYLRYNAAGEQIIAGYTFDQNAVDSQKVEPGYIPRPADQRVNFGLFFQDYLPKSPTFKMSLNLLFGTALPFGPPGRDRYKDVYRSPSYRRVDLGLSKQIIGEDVVNKPQGKFFSGFKSLWIGVEVFNLLQVSNVASYSWITDVSNARKYAVPNYLTARQLNLRINARF encoded by the coding sequence ATGACGACGATAATTAAACGGCTTTCCGCCGCTATTCTGCTCGGTTTCCTCCTGCTTTTACTCCCGGGCAGCATCCTGGCCCAGAACACGGGCGTATTACGCGGGACGGTACGTGACAGTGTTGGTAAACCGCTCTTTGGTGTTACGGTCGCAGTCTTTGGAAAACCTCAGGGAACGACGACACGGGATGACGGCCGATATGAATTGTCGCTTCCGGCGAACGAAGCGCTGCGCATCGTTTTCAGCAGCACAGGACTCCGTACCGACACGGTTCTGGTCACGCTGACGCCGGGGGAATCCCGGGTGCTGGACCGCCGGATGCGTTCACGTGTCGTGCAATTCAAAGAGGTCAACATCGAAGACCGATCGCTCAAGACGATCAACGTTACCCCGATCAATCCGAAAGTCGTATCCGTGCTCCCAACGCCGAATCAGAGCGTTGAAGACCTGATCAAAACGATGCCCGGTGTTGGTTCTGCCAATGAATTGAGTTCCACCTATTCCGTGCGCGGCGGCAATTACGACGAGAACCTTGTTTACATCAACGACTTCGAAGTATACCGGCCCTTGCTCGTACGCTCCGGGCAACAGGAAGGGATCAGTATCATCAATCCGGATATGGTCGAATCCATCTTCTTCTCTGCCGGCGGATTCGATGCTGTCTATGGCGACAAACTGAGTAGCGTACTCGATATCCGGTACAAGAAACCGAAGGAATTCGGAATAAGCGCCAGCGCCAGCATGCTGGGCGGTTCGTTGACCATTCAGAACCGAAGCAAAAACGACAAATGGTACTGGATGGCGAGTGCCCGCCAGCGGTCCAATCAATATCTGCTTAACACGTTCGAGACAAAAGGTGAATACCGGCCTTCCTTCACGGACATTCAATTGCTGACGGGATTTGAACCCAGCTCGCGCTGGACCATTGAATTGTTCACCAACTATGCCCGGAACCGTTACCAGCTCACCCCCTCCACGCGGGAGACGAATTTCGGCACCATCAATGACGCGAAACGATTCACGGTCTACTTTGAAGGACAGGAATTCGATCGCTACCAGACCGGATCGGCTTCAGCCTCCGTCGCCTTTAGGCCGAATGAGCGCGTCAAGCTTAAACTGATCGCCAGCGGATTCGCCACACGCGAAGAAGAGAACTTCGACATTCTCGGACAATACTTCCTGGATCAGTTGGAAGCGGACCTTGGCAAAGACGATTTCGGAGACGTCGCCTTCAACCTGGGTGTCGGCTCCTTCCTAAACCACGCACGCAACCGTCTGGAAGGTCAGGCAACCAGTCTGGAGCACAAAGGTGAGCGCGTGGGCGAGCGCTCGCTCTGGCAATGGGGAGCGAAGGTCAGCACAGAGCGGATCGAAGACAAGATGCACGAATGGAACTACAACGATTCGGCAGGCTTTTCAATCCCCTCTCCGCGCGATTCCGCCGACCCGCGCATTCTGCTGAACGACGTGGTTATTGCCAGGAACACGCTGGAATCGAACCGGGTCATGGGCTTCCTGCAACATACCTGGCAACTCTCCGATACCAACCGCGTCATCCTGACCACCGGCATTCGTGCCAATTATTGGGACCTGAACGAACAACTGGTGATCAGCCCGCGCGCCAGCATCACCTATAAGCCTGACTGGAAACGCAACATGAGTTTCCGGGCTTCCGGAGGAGTCTATTATCAGCCCCCCTTCTACCGGGAACTGCGCGACCTGGATGGAACCGCCTACCCAAAAACGAAAGCACAGCAATCGATCCATGCGGTACTCGGTGGCGATTATACCTTCCTGGCACTCGGCCGGGAGTTCAAACTCACCACCGAAGTCTATTACAAGTTCCTTGAAAACCTGATCCCGTACAAGGAAGACAACCTGCGACTCCGCTACCTGCCAACCTTGCAATCAAAAGGTTATGCGCGCGGGATCGACTTCCGGTTGTTCGGTGAATTCGTACCGGGAACCGAATCCTGGGCCAGCCTCTCCATCCTCCAAACGGAAGAGGACATCACCGGTGATGCTTATTACCTCCGGTATAACGCGGCGGGCGAACAGATCATCGCCGGGTACACCTTCGACCAGAATGCGGTCGATTCCCAAAAAGTTGAACCGGGCTACATTCCGCGGCCGGCTGATCAACGCGTCAATTTCGGTCTCTTCTTCCAGGATTACCTGCCCAAGTCGCCGACCTTCAAGATGTCACTCAACTTGCTCTTCGGCACTGCACTCCCCTTCGGCCCTCCCGGACGTGATCGTTACAAAGACGTTTACCGTTCACCCTCCTACCGACGCGTCGACCTGGGCCTGTCAAAACAGATCATCGGCGAAGACGTGGTAAACAAACCGCAAGGAAAGTTCTTTTCCGGTTTCAAATCCTTATGGATCGGTGTCGAAGTGTTCAATCTCCTGCAGGTCTCCAATGTAGCGTCCTACTCCTGGATCACCGATGTCAGCAACGCCCGGAAATATGCTGTGCCGAATTACCTGACAGCACGGCAACTCAACCTCCGTATCAACGCTCGCTTCTGA
- a CDS encoding alkane 1-monooxygenase, producing MFTRGTLRNLRYLWSLAPGLVTIAGNALGGAWSWANLVFSLGLLAALEWFVAEDHHNESASTSFLPDLILILHAVFQVVALGALFDSIAGGRIAGIHLIGAALSTGVHSGSSSIVIAHELVHRKHLAWQALGKFLLFTAGNIYFFVEHLRVHHKWVGTPRDPATARFGENLYAFFLRSLSGQLSGAIRLENQRLRHEGKSTVHPDHYVWRNFTGLLLVSIVCWYFLGWPGLGAWALQILTANFLLEYTNYIEHYGLSRREDERVRETHSWQTDKVVSRFVLIDLSRHSDHHFHASKPYHTLQTYEKSPVLPGGYASAVLMALIPPIWFKIVNPRLEQYLQQIHAT from the coding sequence ATGTTTACTCGCGGGACCCTGCGCAATCTGCGGTATCTCTGGAGCCTTGCGCCCGGACTGGTAACCATTGCCGGAAATGCGTTGGGAGGTGCCTGGTCCTGGGCGAACCTGGTTTTCTCCCTGGGATTGCTGGCAGCCCTCGAGTGGTTCGTCGCCGAGGATCATCACAATGAGTCAGCATCCACCTCCTTTTTACCGGATCTGATCCTGATTTTGCATGCCGTTTTTCAGGTAGTGGCGTTGGGCGCGTTGTTCGATTCCATTGCCGGCGGCAGAATTGCCGGCATCCACCTGATCGGGGCCGCGCTATCTACAGGCGTTCATTCGGGATCTTCTTCGATTGTCATCGCCCATGAATTGGTTCACCGAAAGCACCTGGCCTGGCAGGCCTTGGGGAAGTTCCTGCTTTTCACAGCAGGCAACATCTACTTCTTCGTTGAACACCTGCGGGTGCACCACAAATGGGTCGGAACACCCAGGGACCCTGCTACTGCCCGCTTTGGCGAGAACCTGTACGCATTCTTCTTGCGATCGCTCAGCGGTCAGCTCTCCGGAGCTATTCGATTGGAAAACCAGCGTCTTAGGCATGAAGGTAAATCAACGGTTCATCCTGATCATTATGTCTGGAGAAACTTCACGGGCTTGTTGCTTGTTTCCATCGTGTGCTGGTATTTCCTGGGTTGGCCCGGTCTGGGTGCCTGGGCCTTGCAGATACTAACCGCGAATTTCCTGCTCGAATACACCAACTACATTGAACACTATGGCCTTTCCCGCCGGGAAGACGAGCGGGTTCGGGAAACGCACAGCTGGCAGACGGACAAAGTGGTCAGCCGATTTGTCCTGATCGACCTGAGCCGTCACAGTGATCATCATTTCCATGCATCGAAACCTTATCATACCCTTCAGACGTACGAAAAAAGTCCTGTACTTCCCGGTGGGTATGCATCTGCAGTCCTGATGGCGCTTATTCCTCCCATTTGGTTCAAGATTGTCAACCCACGACTGGAGCAGTATCTTCAGCAAATTCACGCTACCTGA